One Pieris napi chromosome Z, ilPieNapi1.2, whole genome shotgun sequence DNA window includes the following coding sequences:
- the LOC125062538 gene encoding heparanase-like codes for MLSNKQLVIGCSIAFLSNLALLALFVKYNIGEKFYITINHQDITVILPESYLSIGIDASEIQDFNKVDFSNERLLNLAAALSPARLRLGGTMSDRLIFSPNDLPSVSCDHCPQTAVKSFCTSLKKLCRHKFLPFFIMTGPKWIEINNFCLRSNLKLMFPLNVLLRDEHEWSQQNAIEIIKFSKLNNYEIDWQLGNEPNSFRHVFNKTITPHALAQDYKKLRKLLNQLGYKHSLLVGPDTTRPQDHQPNCLKYMVDFLGNASHYINIRSWHQYYLNSRTAKLEDFWTPDTLELLDNQIQTMKNNTQPYHNIPMWLTETSSSYGGGAPGLSNSFAGTPLWLDKLGLAAKNNITTVVRQSFLGGNYSLIDKNLRPLPDWWVSVLYKKLVGNKVLNLTSNSSKFQRLYVHCANRNYTNDTTAITLYGINLQMEKIRFVVNGTAFTEDDLVIDEYIVSAPSNNRRSKTILLNGWPLYYESSMPEFKPKEHMHTKHISMPPYSVGFWVIKNTTIKNCS; via the coding sequence atgttatcaaATAAGCAATTAGTTATAGGATGTTCTATAGCATTCCTCAGTAATCTTGCCTTATTAGCGTTATTCGTGAAATATAACATAGGAgagaaattttacattaccaTTAACCATCAAGATATTACAGTGATTTTGCCAGAAAGTTACCTGAGCATAGGAATAGACGCCTCAGAAATTCAAGATTTCAATAAAGTTGATTTCTCAAATGAGAGACTTCTAAATCTTGCTGCAGCTCTTTCACCAGCAAGACTTCGACTCGGAGGTACTATGTCAGACCGCTTAATCTTTAGTCCTAATGACTTACCTTCAGTTTCTTGTGATCATTGCCCACAGACTGCTGTTAAGTCATTTTGTACAAGTCTTAAAAAATTGTGCAGGCACAAATTCTTaccattttttataatgactGGACCAAAGTGGattgaaataaacaatttctgTTTACGTAGTAATCTTAAATTGATGTTTCCTTTAAATGTTCTTCTTCGTGATGAACATGAGTGGAGTCAACAAAATGccatagaaattataaaattttcaaaactaaACAACTATGAAATAGACTGGCAGCTAGGCAATGAACCAAACTCATTTCgtcatgtttttaataaaacgatAACTCCACATGCTCTAGCCCAAGACTATAAAAAGCTTAGAAAACTTCTCAACCAGTTGGGATATAAGCACTCTTTGCTTGTTGGCCCAGATACAACACGGCCCCAAGATCATCAACCAAACTGTCTTAAATACATGGTGGACTTTTTAGGAAATGCTTcgcattatataaatataagatCATGGCATCAGTATTACCTAAATAGTAGAACAGCTAAGCTAGAAGACTTTTGGACACCTGATACTTTGGAATTATTAGATAATCAGATACAAACTATGAAAAACAATACACAACCATATCATAACATTCCAATGTGGCTTACAGAAACTAGCAGTTCATATGGTGGTGGAGCACCAGGACTTTCAAATTCCTTTGCTGGTACTCCATTGTGGTTAGATAAACTTGGGCTTGCagctaaaaataacattacaaCAGTAGTGAGACAAAGTTTCTTAGGTGGTAATTATAGCCTTATTGATAAAAACTTGAGACCCTTGCCAGATTGGTGGGTgagtgttttatataaaaaacttgtTGGTAATAAGGTGTTAAACTTAACAAGCAACAGTTCTAAATTTCAAAGACTGTATGTACACTGTGCAAATAGAAACTATACAAATGACACAACAGCCATAACATTATAtggtattaatttacaaatggAGAAAATTAGATTTGTAGTCAATGGAACAGCTTTTACTGAAGATGATTTAGTTATAGATGAATATATTGTAAGTGCTCCATCAAATAATAGAAGAAGTAAAACAATTCTCTTAAATGGCTGGCCTCTGTATTATGAGTCATCAATGCCAGAATTTAAACCGAAAGAGCACATGCACACTAAACATATTTCAATGCCCCCATATTCAGTCGGGTTTTGGGTAATAAAGAACACTACCATCAAAAATTGCTCATAA